The window TCGCCGAGACCGGCGCGGGCCAGCACGGCACCGCGACCGCGATGGCGGCCGCACACCTGGGGATGCCGTGTGAGATCTACATGGGCGAACGCGACATCAACCGCCAGCGCCCCAACGTGTTCCGGATGCGGCTGAACGGGTCGGAGATCACGCCGGTCACCACCGGCCGTGGCACCCTCAAGGAGGCGATATCCGAGACGATGCGGGACTGGGCGACCAACGTCGAGGACACCCACTACGTGATCGGGTCGATCGTCGGCCCCCATCCGTTCCCGTCGATGGTCCGGGACTTCCACAGCGTGATCTCGACGGAGACCCGCCGCCAGCTCCGCGAACAGACCGGCGGGCTCCCCGACGCGGTGTTGGCGTGCGCCGGCGGCGGTTCCAACACGATGGGGATGTTCACCGACTTCGTCGACGACGACGGGGTCGAACTCTACGCCGTCGAGGCCGGCGGGTCTAGCCTCGAAGTCGACGAGGAAGCCGGCGTCGCCCCCAACTCCGCGTCGCTGTCGACCGGCCACGAAGGGGTGCTCCACGGCGCCCGGACGAAGATCCTCCAGGACGCCGACGGCCAGGTGATGGAGAGCCACAGCGTCTCCTCGGGGCTCGACTACGCGGGCGTCGGCCCCGAACTCGCACACCTCGTCGACGAGGGGCGGGTCCACGCGGTCAACGTCGACGACGACGCCGCGCTCGAAGCGTTCCACCGGCTCTCCCAGCTCGAGGGCGTGATTCCGGCGCTGGAGACCGCACACGCCTTCGGATATCTGGAGGAAAACCACGACGAGCTGGGCGAGACGATCGTGCTCAACGTCTCCGGCCGCGGCGACAAGGATCTTGAAGCCGCGATCGAGGAGACCGAGGCACGAGACATCGACATCGCCCCGTCGATGGCGGAGTTCTCGGGAGGGATCTGAGATGCGACGTGCCGGCTCCGACCTGGAAGCCGCCTTCGCCGACGGCCCGGCGTTCGTGCCGTACCTCGCGGCGGGCGATCCCGACTACGAGTCGTCGCTGGCGTACGTGGAGGCCTTGGAACGCGGCGGCGCCGACGTGATCGAACTCGGCCTCCCCTTCTCGGAGCCGATCGCGGAGGGGCCCACCATCCAGAGCGCCGTCGTCCGGGCGCTCGAAGCCGGGATGACCCCAGACCGGTTTTTCGCGTTCGTCGAGGAGCTCGACGTCGACGTGCCGCTGGTGTGTATGACCTACTACAATCTGCTCTACCAGTACGGTTCCGAACAGGGTCCACGTCCCTTCGTCGAGCGCGCCGCCGAGGTCGGCCTCTCGGGCTTCGTCGTCCCGGACCTCCCCGCCGAGGAGGCCGAACCGCTCCGGGAGGCCTGCGACGAGTTCGGGCTGGATCTCGTGTTCATCGTCGCGCCCACCACCGAAGGCGAGCGACTCCACCGGAATATGGAGCACGTCTCGGGGTACGTCTACGTCCAGGCGCGGACGGGCGTCACCGGCGCGAAGGACGACGTCTCCGAGCAGACCGAACGCAGCCTCGAACGCCTCGCCGACTACGACGTGCCGAAGGCGGTCGGCTTCGGAATCAAGACCGGCGAACACGCCGAGCGGATCGTCGCCGGCGGCGCCGATGGCGTCATCGTCGGCAGCGCCCTCGTCGACATCGTTGCCGAGGGTGTCGAAAACGACACCCCGACCGAGGCGGTCGCCGCCCGGTTAGCGGAGAAGTCCCGGGAGCTGAAGGCCGGGGCCGAACGCGGATACGCACAACGTGTGCCACAAGCGGAAGGCAACTGACCGCTTCGGCAGCCTGACGCCCACGGCATCCCGGGCGTCCGGCTGTCGTATCCTCCACTCCGGCGGCCCCGTTGCATTCCTCAATCGGCGGGACGTTCCCGCGGCCGTGCTGAACTCTGCCCGCTCGTGTCGTACACCCTACGCTCAGTAATTCCGGCTCCACTTCTTGATGTACGGGTCGGCCTGCCCCGTCTGAATACTCACGCGAACCCTCCCTGTGGCGACATCTCGAACTCGAACCGTGCTCCGCCATCGGTTCCATCGGTTACGGAAAGCTCCCAGCCGTGGGCTTCCACGATTCGTTTGACGATGGTCAACCCGAACCCAGTACCACCACGCGCCGACGAATGCCCCGGTTCGAACACCTCGTCACGCTCTTCGACTGGAATCCCCGGCCCATCGTCTTCGACGTAGATTCCCCGTTCGTCGTGACGGCCGACACGAACGGTCACGTCGGACCCACCGTGTTCGACGGCGTTCCGGAACAGGTTCTCGAACACGTGCCGCAATCGGTTGGGATCGCCCTGGAAGGTCATCTCGTCGATGATCTCGATGACTGCGTCGTCCGTGTCCACTGTCCCCCAGCACTTCCCGACGAGGTCAATCAAACTGACCGACTCCGTTTCGGTTATGCTGTCGCCCTGACGAGCGAGGGTCAGCGTGTCCTCGACGATCGCCTCCATCCGGTCGAGCGCCTGCAGGAGTGGATCCAGATGATCGCTCTCTGCCCGTTCGGCAAGGAGCGTGGCACGACCCTGTGCGACGTTGAGCGGGTTGCGCAAATCGTGAGAGATGACGCTCGCAAACTCCTCGAGCCGCTCGTTCTGCCGGCGTAACTGTCGCTCCCGTTCGACGCGTTCAGTCACGTTCCGAGTGACCCCAACGAGGCGAGTTGTTTCGCCATCGGAGACGACCGGCGCAAGGTTCGTCTGCCAGAAGCGTGCGCCTTCGCCGACCCGGAGTTCCTCCTGGTACGAGATCGGCTCGCCAGCGTTGACACACCGGTGATAGTTCGCTTCTAACTCGGCTCCCTGTTCTTCACCGAACACGGCTCGTGGCGTCCGGCCCTGCACGTCCTCGGTCGTAATGCCAGTCTGGCGCTCGTAGGAGGGGCTGAGACGTTCAAACTCGAATCGGACGCGGTCCCTATTTTCCTCGACGTCGATGAGAAAGATGGCGTCCTCCACACTGTTCAGGAGGGCCTCGTACTCTTCGGCGAGCTCCCGGGCTTCGAGCTGATACTCCTTTCGCTCGGTGATGTCCCGACTGCTGAGGAGAATCCCATCGATGACGCTGTCGTCGAGTCGATTTCGCATCGTGGCCTCGATCCACCGCCACGAGCCGTCGGCGTGGCGGAATCGGACCTCGACGGTCTCGGGTTCAGACGGGTTCGAGAGAACGGTCTCCAGCGCGTCGGCGTTTCGTTCCCGGTCCTCGGGATGGACGAACTCGAATCCCTCGTGGCCAACCACCTCGTCGGGGTCGTAGCCGAGAATCCGTGTGACGGCCGGACTGACGTAGGTTATCCTTCCATCGGTATCGACGACCGTTGTGAGATCATTTGTTTCCTCGACAAGTGCCCGATACCAGTCGGGCCCGTGGTTATCGCTTTCTTCGAGAGTCGTATCGTCTTCCATTGGTCGTACTACGTCCAGTACGCGTGTATGTATTTTGAACTCGTGTGCCATCTCCCGTGGAAGCGGCACTATCTACACTGTCCGCATATCGTTAGCAGGTTTTGCTGAGTATGTTCTCCGTACGTTGCACGCCATACGTATCAATCTACGGGGGTTTCAACGAAGCCAGTCTGTCCGTTCTCCCGGAGTGAACTGTATCCGCTCCCGCAGTCGAACAGGAAGGCTCCGTCGAGTTCATCAGGAACCTGGGTATGATCCGTGAGTTTAGCGGCGTCCCCGCGGGTCGTTTCGAGTACGGGGCCGTACCGGACGCTGTTCATCAGAATACGCGTAAAATCGGGGTATGCCCCGGCCTCTTGATACTGTCGGCTATGACTGCGTGAAGATGTTCCACACCCCGGGGTGTCGAAATCCGTCACGCGACTACAGCCGACAGTATGAGCAGTCGTGGATCTCACGATGTCCGTCCGATGGACTGCCGGGCGAGGGGATCGGTCGAACTTCCGAAGCGGTGAGCGGGTCCGACACCACCGGTGCCGGAGCATACGGTCCGGCAGCGGTACAGTTCGGGTGTACCTCCGAAAAAAGCGCCACGGAGTACGTTCTTCGGGAGGTGCGGGGTGTATCCGGGTATCAGGCCGGCGAAGTGGGTGGGGACCGACGTTCCCGGTCGCGTCGGAAGGTGACGTAGGCGGCCGGGGCGCCCGAGCGGATCCCGACCAGGACCGCCGACGCGAGACCCATTGCCTGTGTCGAGAGGACGACGGCGAGTCCACCGCCGGTGACAAAACCCAAGAGTGCTGCGGTCGTCGTCCGGAACCGGCGTACCGTGTCCTGAGATGCCGTTCCAGTCCTCAGTCGTTCGTCCCAGTAGGTGAGCCCCAGATACCTGAAGGCGACGAGTACGACCCCGACTACGAATCCAACGGGGAGTCCGAGCAACACCGAGGGCCAGACGTGTGGGTCGAGCAGTTCCGTCACACCGGCCCCGGCTCCGATGAACCCGAGGGCACCCACGGACAGACTCACTACCCGTTTGGAGTATCTGTGCATTACCTGTCGGTTCTCCGTACAATAGTATCACCATAGCGACGATTCTGCGCTTCCGAGAACCGGCCCGCTCATCGGGGACGGACAA of the Halobellus ruber genome contains:
- the trpB gene encoding tryptophan synthase subunit beta — protein: MTQRYADGKFGDYGGQYVPEVLMPAIEELTDAYERYVLENEDGFMDEFRARLRDFGGRPTPTQYAENLSERYDREVYLKREDLLHGGAHKLNNALGQVLLAKYMGKERIVAETGAGQHGTATAMAAAHLGMPCEIYMGERDINRQRPNVFRMRLNGSEITPVTTGRGTLKEAISETMRDWATNVEDTHYVIGSIVGPHPFPSMVRDFHSVISTETRRQLREQTGGLPDAVLACAGGGSNTMGMFTDFVDDDGVELYAVEAGGSSLEVDEEAGVAPNSASLSTGHEGVLHGARTKILQDADGQVMESHSVSSGLDYAGVGPELAHLVDEGRVHAVNVDDDAALEAFHRLSQLEGVIPALETAHAFGYLEENHDELGETIVLNVSGRGDKDLEAAIEETEARDIDIAPSMAEFSGGI
- the trpA gene encoding tryptophan synthase subunit alpha, which encodes MRRAGSDLEAAFADGPAFVPYLAAGDPDYESSLAYVEALERGGADVIELGLPFSEPIAEGPTIQSAVVRALEAGMTPDRFFAFVEELDVDVPLVCMTYYNLLYQYGSEQGPRPFVERAAEVGLSGFVVPDLPAEEAEPLREACDEFGLDLVFIVAPTTEGERLHRNMEHVSGYVYVQARTGVTGAKDDVSEQTERSLERLADYDVPKAVGFGIKTGEHAERIVAGGADGVIVGSALVDIVAEGVENDTPTEAVAARLAEKSRELKAGAERGYAQRVPQAEGN
- a CDS encoding PAS domain S-box protein: MEDDTTLEESDNHGPDWYRALVEETNDLTTVVDTDGRITYVSPAVTRILGYDPDEVVGHEGFEFVHPEDRERNADALETVLSNPSEPETVEVRFRHADGSWRWIEATMRNRLDDSVIDGILLSSRDITERKEYQLEARELAEEYEALLNSVEDAIFLIDVEENRDRVRFEFERLSPSYERQTGITTEDVQGRTPRAVFGEEQGAELEANYHRCVNAGEPISYQEELRVGEGARFWQTNLAPVVSDGETTRLVGVTRNVTERVERERQLRRQNERLEEFASVISHDLRNPLNVAQGRATLLAERAESDHLDPLLQALDRMEAIVEDTLTLARQGDSITETESVSLIDLVGKCWGTVDTDDAVIEIIDEMTFQGDPNRLRHVFENLFRNAVEHGGSDVTVRVGRHDERGIYVEDDGPGIPVEERDEVFEPGHSSARGGTGFGLTIVKRIVEAHGWELSVTDGTDGGARFEFEMSPQGGFA